The sequence CGGCAGTGTCTGAAATATGCGAATCCGCAAAAGAAATTCTTTTTGAAGCTTTCCCCAAATACGCTTCGTTTCCGGCTTCAAAATTACAATACTCTTGCGACATGTCGGAAATATCGTGGGACGCCGCCGGATTTAAACAATACGAAGCAAGCATTACGTCGGCGTATATACTCCCTAAAACAATGCCTGACATTATATATATATTTCTTTCGCGTTTTAAATCGTGACCCGTTATTTTTATATTTTCAGAGGTTAAAACTTCCTTAAAAATATTTTTAAATTCTTCAAAGCTTAACTGTTTTGCCGTAAGCTCATTATGAGCAAGCGGGAAATAATAAGACGTTTGCCCGTCGCAAAAAGAAACGCCTACTATCTGCGTTTTTAAAGAATCTTCCGATACCGTAACGGTTTTTATAGAGAAAATTTTATTGTCTTTTATTTTCTCGGCAACCTCTGCGGCGGCGTCAATTGTGTCTATAATTACAGACTTAAATTCCGGCAAATTAATTTTAACACTGACATTGGGAATTTCTTTAATAGCATTTTCCTGCGGCTGCTCTGGTTCTTCCTGCGCTGCGTCGGATTCCAGCTGTTTTAAAAAACTGTTAAACTCGTATTTTTCAAAAAAAGGAACGGCTTTTTCTTTATCAATATCTTTACACGCAAAATCTTTGAGATCGTATTTTAACGGCACGTTTTTATCAAGCGCCGCAAGATGTTTGCTCATCAACGCCGCGTCTTTGCCCGCTTGCAGAAGCTTTCCGGAGTTGCCCGGCACTTTATCTGAGTTTTCAAGAGCGTTTTCAAGAGTTCCAAACTCTTTAATAAGTTTTACAGCGGTTTTTTCGCCTATGCCTTTAACGCCCGGAATATTGTCCGACACATCGCCCATAAGAGCAAAAACGTCAAGAAGACTTTCCGGTTTAACTCCGAATTTATCTTCCACTTCTTTTTCGCCGAACATTATGTCTTTTGATTCGTTCCAAACCAAAACGTCGTCGTCTTCAACAAGCTGTAAAATATCTTTATCGCCCGTAACTATTACGGTTTCTATTTTTTCTTTTTTATTTTTATCGGCAAGAGTGGCTATTATATCGTCGGCTTCGTAACCTTCAACTTCTATTTTTGCAATGTTTAACGCCTCAACCGCCTCTCTGGCTATAGGCATTTGGCTTATAAGAGCGTCGTCTATGGGTTTTCTATTGGCTTTATATTGCGCGTAAACATTATGTCGGAAATTTTTTGCCGGATAATCAAAACTTACGGCAATAAAACCGGGCTTAAAAGTATTTTTTATTTTAAGCAAAAGTTTTATAAAACCGTAAACCGCGTTAACTTGCTGATTATTTGACGTAGTAAGAGGAGGCAGTGCGTGATAAGCTCTGTGAATGTAAGCGTTTCCGTCTATTATGTAAAATTTTTTCATATAAACAATTTTTCGTTTTCTTCAATATAATGCTGCGCGCTTATGGCGGCCTGCGCGCCGTCTGAAGCGGCGGTAACAACCTGTCTTAACTGTTTTTTTCTTATGTCGCCTGCGGCAAAAATTCCGGGTATTGAAGTTTTCATATTCTCGTCGGTAATTATGTAGCCCAGCGCGTCAAGCGCAACGTTAGAACTGAAAGTAGTGTTTGGAAGAAGCCCCACAAAAACAAAAATACCGTCAACTTTTAAATCTTTTTGCTCTTTTGTTTTAACGTTTGAAACCGTAACTTTTTCTATTTTTTCAGAACCCGTAATATTGTCCGCGACAGTATTATACATAACCGATATATTTTTATATGACAGCATTCTTTCCCGAAGAATTTTTGCGGCTCTCAACTCGTCTCTTCTGTGAATTATTGTAACGTTTTTTGCAAACTTTGCAAGATAAATAGCCTCTTGAACGGCAGAATCTCCGCCGCCAACAACCAAAACGTCTTTATTTTTGTAAAACGGCGCGTCGCAAACGGCGCAAAAAGAAATTCCGTTTCCGATAAATTTTTCTTCGCCTTTAACGCCGAGATTTTTAACTTTTGTTCCGGCAGCAATAATAACGGTTTTTGCCTGATACGCGGCGTTTGGAGTTTTAACTGTTTTTATATTGCCTTCGGAAATGCTTTCAACCTCATCGTAAACTATTTGCGCGCCGAAATCTTTTACCTGAGCCTCAAGTTTTGTGCCTAATTCAAAGCCGTTAATTCCGCCGTTAAAGCCGGGGTAGTTTTCAAGTAAATCCGTAACAGCCATCTGCCCGCCGCAGCCTGATTTTTCAATAAGCAAAGTGTTAAGCCTTGCTCTTGCGGTATAAATGGCGGCAGTCATTCCCGCCGGGCCGCCGCCTATAATAATTGCATCGTATATTATTTTATCCACGGTTTTAAATATTCTCTTCTATAATTTTTTTTATATCGTTTTTCGGTCTGAAGCCGACTATTTTCTGCACCGGCGTTCCGCCTTTAAATAAAATAAGGCATGGTATTGAAGTTATCTGAAATTTTGACGCAATCTCTATATTTTCGTCGGTGTTAAGTTTTCCCACTTTAACTTTTCCCTCGTATTCGCCGGCAAGTTCTTCTATAACGGGAGTAAGCATCTTGCAAGGTCCGCACCACGGCGCCCAAAAATCTACAAGAACCGGCTTGTCGGACTCTAAAACTTCTTTTGCAAAATTGCTCTCGGAAATTTCTAATGCCATAATGCCTCCGTAAATATTTTATTTTTGTTTCAATTATACTATTTATGCCGCAAAACGGTCAAACCGCCGAAAAAATCGCCTTCGGCAAGCTGCCCGCTTTGTAGGAAACCCCACGCGCTCATAACCGGTTTATTATCGGGCTGAACTTTTTTTACAAGTATTTTGCCCGTCTTGCACAAAACCGTAAAACCTGCGTTTTTTTCAATGGAGTAAACTTTTCCGGTATCGGAATTTTCCGTCTTATCGTCAAGAATTTCAACTTCTATAAATTTTATTCTTTTACCTTCAAGTTTTCCGCGAGAAACAAGGGAAAAAGTTCCGGGCCACGGATAGAAAGCGCG is a genomic window of Endomicrobium proavitum containing:
- the polA gene encoding DNA polymerase I, which gives rise to MKKFYIIDGNAYIHRAYHALPPLTTSNNQQVNAVYGFIKLLLKIKNTFKPGFIAVSFDYPAKNFRHNVYAQYKANRKPIDDALISQMPIAREAVEALNIAKIEVEGYEADDIIATLADKNKKEKIETVIVTGDKDILQLVEDDDVLVWNESKDIMFGEKEVEDKFGVKPESLLDVFALMGDVSDNIPGVKGIGEKTAVKLIKEFGTLENALENSDKVPGNSGKLLQAGKDAALMSKHLAALDKNVPLKYDLKDFACKDIDKEKAVPFFEKYEFNSFLKQLESDAAQEEPEQPQENAIKEIPNVSVKINLPEFKSVIIDTIDAAAEVAEKIKDNKIFSIKTVTVSEDSLKTQIVGVSFCDGQTSYYFPLAHNELTAKQLSFEEFKNIFKEVLTSENIKITGHDLKRERNIYIMSGIVLGSIYADVMLASYCLNPAASHDISDMSQEYCNFEAGNEAYLGKASKRISFADSHISDTAVYANSVSFASYFIWKKFEEEINNLNLSKLFFDVEMPLVEVLSEMEIAGIKVDTVFLKKFNEVIVAQMRSAENKIYLAAGKEFNINSPKQLADIMFVKLNLPVVKKTKTGYSTDESVLTELSSYEFPADVLKYRELQKIKSTYIDPISNYCVYYGDRIHTIFNQAVTTTGRLSSTEPNLQNIPIKSAYGREFRKAFIPEKNKIFISADYSQIDLRVLAHISGDEKLIKAFKDGQDIHSATAREVFNVPAGEPVADNLRSAAKAINFGIVYGMSPFGLSKQLNISFGEAKKYIDGYFDRYKGVKKWMRAVVQQGKSDGFVCTITGRVRFLPQLRSLDNTARMSGERMALNTPVQGSSADIIKIAMINIHNEIKRRQYNALMLLQVHDDLLFEVDETIKDEFSEFIKKHMENAVMLNVPLVVDVKTGGNWGEMKK
- the trxB gene encoding thioredoxin-disulfide reductase, which codes for MDKIIYDAIIIGGGPAGMTAAIYTARARLNTLLIEKSGCGGQMAVTDLLENYPGFNGGINGFELGTKLEAQVKDFGAQIVYDEVESISEGNIKTVKTPNAAYQAKTVIIAAGTKVKNLGVKGEEKFIGNGISFCAVCDAPFYKNKDVLVVGGGDSAVQEAIYLAKFAKNVTIIHRRDELRAAKILRERMLSYKNISVMYNTVADNITGSEKIEKVTVSNVKTKEQKDLKVDGIFVFVGLLPNTTFSSNVALDALGYIITDENMKTSIPGIFAAGDIRKKQLRQVVTAASDGAQAAISAQHYIEENEKLFI
- the trxA gene encoding thioredoxin; protein product: MALEISESNFAKEVLESDKPVLVDFWAPWCGPCKMLTPVIEELAGEYEGKVKVGKLNTDENIEIASKFQITSIPCLILFKGGTPVQKIVGFRPKNDIKKIIEENI